The Anomalospiza imberbis isolate Cuckoo-Finch-1a 21T00152 chromosome 2, ASM3175350v1, whole genome shotgun sequence nucleotide sequence GGTCTAAtgcctagaaaaaaaaacccatttgtTACTAGAGATCACTGCCATTACCATTTCAGAACTACATTTGCAGGAATGAAAGCTTcagaaggatttggggtcatCTGTGCCTGAGTAACAGCAAACGAGGAAGCAAAGTTATAGAAGTTATCCAACATCTTCTGagtgaactgaaaaaaaaaaaagaagagatatTTTAAGGAAGTTCTTCCTTCAATTTGAACTTTTGTGCAAAAGTTTAACAGATATACAGCTCCTACATGAAGAAATTTTAGCACTGTCATCTAAAATACAGTGGGAAAGTGGATGTAGTAGGTCCAGAGACAATGATCAAAATATCCTAAGCTTCAGTCTTGCCCTCAGATCCATCCAGCATCCAGAAATCATTTTAGGAATCTTCATTtgccctctccctgctcagtTTCATCCAACTGGACAAACAGCTTTGGGAAGAACATTTTCTGTTTGTAACAAAAAAGTGATAAAGTGACAAGAGCTGTCCCTCTCCTCCAAACTGAATAATCAGAACAACTCCAGACTGGGCCAAAGGTGCCATTCCAGCTCCCAGAGAAACACTTGTTAAACGATTGGAAAAGTCTGCAATCTATTTACAGGTCATCAGTCACTCCAGTGACAGGGCAATTTCCTTTAGCATTCCCCATAGAAGGGCTGCTATCCTGGCATCTTTTACTACAAGATCTTGTGGGGAAAACACCTAAAGGATGCATAGAGCACTCCTAAACTATAGgactaggaaagaaaagagtgaaAGACAGGCCAAGAAACAGCAAGCCCAGTGTGCAGAAGATGAGGCTGTAGGACATTCCCAGCCAGTCTACAAATATTCAAGTCTACGGTGCCTCCTTATTtcctctattaaaaaaaaacaaaaaaaaaaaaacccaaaaaaaccccaaaaaaaccaaacaaaaaaagaaaacaaaaagttaTGCTTTGTTTTGATGGGAGAACAAGGAATTTTCATACAGAAAATATCATAGTGAACTGATACAGGAAAACAGAGCCTGAATTAATAAATGCACAATCTTGTGCTCCCCTCTAACAAAAGGAGCAGAAGAAATCATATCCCAGAACCCTACCCTCAGTCTCATCTCACTAACATGCAGAACTCTGTGGTTTTGTCCTACGtcttttttatatatgtttatacACATAAAAAAGACATATTCAATCATAAATCTTCATAAAACTTACTAAAAATTTAATAGGAGATCAACTCCTTAAGGTAGCAACAGATGAttttaccattaaaaaaatacttttattgcTATAATGTAACAGGTCCAAAGAGCTGATatcaaaaattaaatgaaagctATTCATTATTCACAAATATGCTCCCAGTCATATATGCCTTTCCTCTGCAATCTACTCCCTCAAAGTTTTCCTTCCACTTTGACCTAACACATTTTCTCTGTAGGAGTAAGTAGTACTTCGCCTTTTGGGTCAACTCCATTCCTTGAAGGCAATTACAATTTTCAGTTAAGATGTTCAGAGTTAGatgctgctcttttttttaacagaaaaattcaCTTAACTGAGAATAacatttgtaaaaatattatGCAATCATAaggtggttttcttttctttaaatactATTGCCAGAAAAATCCATGAGCCCCCTTGCAAATTACCGGATGTGGCATGTTATTCCTCATAACTTTACTACTGCTATAATGAAAATTGGTGGAATCAGAAATATTATTTAGGTGTACTTAGCCCCTAACAACTCCAGAAAAGCTCAGTTAACTGTACTATACAAAAATAGCTGTTGGTCAACTCCTAGTCATGGAAACTTTCTGAAAGAAACATTACCTGTTTGGAGCTACAATGTGTATAAAATGCCAAAGAACATCAGCTACAGTATCAGAACTACTGTACAATTACCAGTCTCCCTCATCAAGCACCTGGAAGGAAAGTGAGAAGGTAAAAAAGGGCCTGAAGAAAAGCCTCACCAGCTGTTGAAATGTTAAAGGAAAATGCCAGAGCCATCAGTGTTAGGGAAATCAAGACCCACTATGCAGGTCTAGCTTGCCTTGGACTGTGCTGTCAGACTGCCAACCAACTGCCAGAGCTGGTTGAGGATTTCCAGAGGATCAAACTAATGGACAGGCTGGGTTAAAAAATGGCATGTATTGTAGCCCAAGGCCTAATCCACAGCAAAGGCactggggaaaaacaaaaatctggCTGTGGGAAAGGGCATAATTCTGCAGTTCTGCAGAGATACATCAGAAGGATTTCTCCAGGGAAAGTGGTACACCTTAATATCTCTCTGCATCCATGTCCACATTTGCCTTAACTTGGGAGTAATTTTGACTATCCCTGCAAGTCTACATACTGAAGTTTCAGCACCTAAAAATCACCAAAGATCCACTCTCTCTTACATATATTTAGTCATAGCTGCTCCTATAGGAAGTAtcataaataattttagagTAGAGTGACACTGACACAAGTGGCCTCATGTCACTGAGGATGCAAATTCCAGTCTTTACAGGAGACAGTTTTTCAGtgtaagaaaaagcaatttcatAGTATCAAAGCATCCAACCGAATGATTTGGCAATTATTAGGTTGCTTACAATCCTACTGCCACCTCCAGCAGCATCCCCTACCCAGCCCCCAATCAGTGCTTCAGAGGCTCAATTCTTGAGACTTCCATAGAAAGAGaatttctgaaaacagaaaGTCCAGGCTACCTCCGTGAATGAATCTACTGATGACACAGCAGCACTTGCAACAGGAGTCTGCTGAGCCAGGTTCTCCAGCAGTTCCACTGAGATTCCAATCTGAGCCACTGTTGGTGTCTGTGGGAGGTTCATGGCACCAAAGGGATGCtgacttcccttccctgaaagCACCACGAACAGCACACGTTAGGTTTGGCACACACATAAAGGCTGTGTAACTTCAACCACCGTGTTTCTGCTATAGAAGGTATTCCCCAGCTCCCACCAGAGGGATCTCCCTATCCcaggaaatacagaaaaaacacAATCCAAGCAAAAGTACACACAAGCACAACAGATGGAACAGTGTGACTGGTACATTTAAAAAGCACAATAGACCAttaggaaattttaaaaaccacaaaaacatgACTTTACAGCTCCATATGAAGTAAATGGATTCAAGAAGGAATATGATCAGTGAGTGAAAGACAGCAGAACTTTTCTCTACAGGAACCAAGCTTTTAATTCATATTTGGGCAATTGCAGATAAACAGGAAATATGCAGCACCGCTGCAGTTGTTTGATTCACTCATTAAAAGCAGATTCTACTGAGCCTGCTCTGAAAAAGTAGACAGCACTGGTTTATGATCCCTCTGACTCAGGAAGGGCTGGGCAGCCCTAGGTCTCATTCAAACCGCTAAAACCcaccaaaagcagcaaaggTCAAAGAAACAGTCATGGAACAGAAAGGCCTCTGACTTTGCAAGTACCATAAAGAAAACAGGAACCAAACCTCAAACCGCAAGCCACAAACACAGGCATCATCCCAGCCCTCTGCCCTCACTTCTGACTTTCCTTAACCCATACTTTCAGTCCTAGCTTCAGCCAAGGTCTCTGCAAACAAGAACAGACACTCAGAATCACTTAAATCATGTACTCTTCTGTCAGCATCTCTAAAGGAAAATGCAGGACAAGGCCTGTGGGACCACAGTGCTATCAGTAAACAAACACTAATGCTGCACCTTTGTGGGAACACAATAGTCAAGTACCCTCTTAACACTGAGGCAATGTTTCTGCAGCACTCTGGCCTctcactggcaggagaaagcaAAGCTAATCAAGAGCTGTCCTGCAGACCAGTCAGCACTATCTTGAGCTGTAAGAAAGGCTGATGGACATCAAAAACACCGTCTGACTTAGTCAAAAACTCAGCCAGCAAAAACAGTCTGACAAGTTGAACTGAGATAAAGACTGAAGACCTCGGGAACTTGACCATTCCTCTGCACAGACACAAGGCACAAAGAAGCAAACAGCCACCGCATACAGAAAGTACACTCACAAACTCAGCACCCTTTTCAACTGAAGTGCTACTCCTCACTCCAGATCCTACAACTGCAATATAGTGCTACCTTATGAGTAAAGCGCtcctattaaaatgttactgtaACACAAAGTCAGTAAGAAGAGAGTTCATCTCCTGAAATGCTATTTATAACCTCTTCTGAGAAACGCCATTTTATTCCTGTGTGATCTCACATTTACTGTTAGATGCTTGCTTGATACAAGCTATCAGAAACCAAGTATCAAGTTCATTATTAAAAGTCCCAACAACAACAGAGCTGGTACAAGTTTTGCATCTTGTAACATCTTCACCTGAGAAACTGACTTGTCAATAAAAATGTAACATCTTCAAGCAACAGGCTCTGTTACAATGTATGACTACTTTAGACAGTCATGatacaaacaacaaaacacatcCATTCTATTCACTTTCCATGAACACCCATAGAACCACAGCCTTGGAAAGATGTCTGCCTAAAAGTGGGAAATAAACACATCCATTGCCATCCTTACACCAAGAGAAATACACTCCATGTTTTCCATGCTTGGCTCTTGCAATTAGCATTCCAAACCTTACAAATGCAGAGAATGTTAATCAGTACTGAAACACAAGCTCAGGTTTTTGTATTCAGACCCTACACTCTCCAACATATTACATCACCACCACAGAGCAACTGCTAtcagaaaagtatttttccacCAGTTTCTTTCCCTTCATTGAACCCTTAATTCAATTATTGAGCCCTCATTACCTTTTAGCCCAATCACAATAAAATCCTTACCCACATGTAGGCCTCAAATGCAGACATCATATTAGAGCATAAACAGCATCACAGCAGAAGAGTCTGCCATGAAAAAGGCTCTGCTGTAACTCTTACCCCGCTTGTGAACATACTTCCAGTAAGGGTGCAAAGTAGAAGTCCAAAGTCGTTTTCTATTTCTACACCTTCAGGCACAACTGAAAACCAAAAACCTTTACAATTCCAAGGCAGGGAGCATTTCTAAGCCCCTTCTTTATGCACCAACACATGAAACTCTGCTACAACCACTACTTCCCAGGAAGCTGACAGGGATTCACCTTTGCTCCACTCAACAAGGTATTAAACCCAAAATGCAGTGTTCAAGTATCAGCAATGTCTCTTAATGACTCCAGCTCTCTGTTATGTAATCTTCTCCATCTTAAAATTGTTTATGGCCACGGAAACATAGATTGTGTAGCTTAGACTGAGTCCACAGTCAGAGCTAAGCTGCAGACAATAGGAATGGCAGAGCTCTCTGCTGCTCAAATCAAGCACAACAGTGCCTCAAGGCACTGCAAACGAGTTCAACTATGTCACTGAGTTCTTCCTTGAGAGCAGCCCTTACAGGGAAACTATGGCTAATCATGCAAAAGGCCTCTGAAAATGCATCTTCCTCCAAAGTGAGAGCAGACACCAGTCAGTCTTTCAAATATGAAAAACATATGCCAAAAGCACTGGTGATATGCTTTACTGTTACACGAACCACACAGCATTGGGATACACAAAACCACATCCCCCGAAATCCTTCCTGCAGGTGCTCCCTCTTCTGAAGAAAGCCCAAATTTTTGATGAAGGTGTATGATCAGAATTCATTTTGCTCTGCAGCTCGAGAGCTCTTATCTCAACCATACTGCCACATCCAGGACTGACCCAAAAGAAAGCATGCCATGTTATGAATGAATACATTTTAGCAGAGCAACCTCAATGCTGAATTCAACAGAGATTCAAGTTGAAGATGTAGACTACATCTGAGCCCACAAAAGATGTGTACTACTTTATCACTGTAACACTTTAAGCTGCTTGACTGATGTACCTGTCCCTTTCATATGACAAAGATGTGCCATTGGAATGTCTCATCATTTTTACAATGTACACAGCACACCCCTTGTATTcaggaaaacacacacacagacacacacacccTACTCAGTGTGCCAAAAGTACTACAACATTTGGAAAGCTGCTTTCCAATGAGGACACCCTCTACTGGACAATTCTGTAGAGCAACTGCCCCTGGCTGGGTAGTGCCAGCTGTCAGAAATCACAGCCAGACTCTACTCCCGATCATTTTTCCTCTATGCAAAGGACAAAAACACATCAAGTCTGCTTAGAAGAATTTCCAGATCAACATCACACACAAGAGGAGAGAGAAATTTCACAAGGAACAGTAACACACAGACAGACTTCCATGAAGATGACAGGCTGCTTCTAGTGCATCTGCTCAACACTATCTGAAAATACAGAGTGTGCTACCTTTTTAAGTAGCTTTTTGTTCAAAGCAACCTTCACACATTTAACCCTTATGCATTCAAGAACACATCTGTTACACCGATTGCTATGTTCTACCAGTCTTACCAGATTTCAGACCAGAAATTTTGAAGATGGCACTTGGCTTCTCATTAGTGACAAACCCCAGCAGCTGCCATACTGCCATCCCACTCTGGTCTGGGTAACAAAAATAGACAGATCCTCCCATTCCATCTGGAAATGGTATAGTTCCCAGCATGAAGACCACTACATGGTTGATGTTTTCATAGTCTGGTAAATCAAATACAAATTTGTCTTCAGCCACTTGTTGGGGTGCAGCTTGTACCTAAAGAGAACAAAACCTTTATTAGTATT carries:
- the HIKESHI gene encoding protein Hikeshi isoform X1, whose product is MFGCLVAGRLVQAAPQQVAEDKFVFDLPDYENINHVVVFMLGTIPFPDGMGGSVYFCYPDQSGMAVWQLLGFVTNEKPSAIFKISGLKSGKGSQHPFGAMNLPQTPTVAQIGISVELLENLAQQTPVASAAVSSVDSFTEFTQKMLDNFYNFASSFAVTQAQMTPNPSEAFIPANVVLKWYENFQRRLTQNPLFWKT
- the HIKESHI gene encoding protein Hikeshi isoform X2, translating into MLGTIPFPDGMGGSVYFCYPDQSGMAVWQLLGFVTNEKPSAIFKISGLKSGKGSQHPFGAMNLPQTPTVAQIGISVELLENLAQQTPVASAAVSSVDSFTEFTQKMLDNFYNFASSFAVTQAQMTPNPSEAFIPANVVLKWYENFQRRLTQNPLFWKT